In Xanthomonas campestris pv. phormiicola, the DNA window TCGACGGCCCCGGCGCCTTCATCCAGACCAACGTGGTCGGCACCCTGGGCCTGCTGGAAGCGGTGCGCGACCACTGGAAGGCGCTGCCGGAGGGGCCGCGCGCCGCGTTCCGCTTCCTGCACGTGTCCACCGACGAGGTCTACGGCACGCTGGGCGAGACCGGCAAGTTCTCCGAGACCACGCCGTACGCGCCCAATTCGCCGTACTCGGCCTCCAAGGCCGCCTCCGATCACCTGGTGCGCGCGTTCCACCACACCTACGGCCTGCCGGTGCTGACCACCAACTGTTCCAACAATTACGGCCCGTACCACTTCCCGGAAAAGCTCGTGCCGCTGGTGATCGCCAAGGCGCTGGCCGGCGAACCGTTGCCGGTCTACGGCGACGGCAAGCAGGTGCGCGACTGGCTGTTCGTCGGCGACCATTGCGCGGCGATCCGCACCGTGCTGGCCAATGGCCGGGTCGGCGAGACCTACAACGTCGGCGGCAACTCCGAGAAGCAGAACGTCGAGGTGGTGCAGGCGATCTGCGCGCTGCTCGATGCGCGCCGCCCGCGCGCCGACGGCCAGCCGCGCGCCAGCCAGATCACCCATGTCGCCGACCGCCCCGGCCACGACCGGCGCTACGCGATCGATGCGTCCAAGCTGAAGAACGAGTTGGGCTGGGAGCCGCAGTACAGCTTCGAGCAGGGC includes these proteins:
- the rfbB gene encoding dTDP-glucose 4,6-dehydratase — protein: MATWLVTGGAGFIGGNFVLEAVSRGVRVINLDALTYAGNLNTLASLEGNPDHVFVHGDIGDRDLVTQLLREHQPDAVLNFAAESHVDRSIDGPGAFIQTNVVGTLGLLEAVRDHWKALPEGPRAAFRFLHVSTDEVYGTLGETGKFSETTPYAPNSPYSASKAASDHLVRAFHHTYGLPVLTTNCSNNYGPYHFPEKLVPLVIAKALAGEPLPVYGDGKQVRDWLFVGDHCAAIRTVLANGRVGETYNVGGNSEKQNVEVVQAICALLDARRPRADGQPRASQITHVADRPGHDRRYAIDASKLKNELGWEPQYSFEQGIAITVDWYLANQAWVQGVLDGSYRLERIGTAA